One window of Phycisphaeraceae bacterium genomic DNA carries:
- the queD gene encoding 6-carboxytetrahydropterin synthase QueD: protein MVIFREFRFEAAHWLPRVEAEHKCARMHGHSYRFVLHISGAIDPERGWVMDFAEMRKIVDPVVEELDHRCLNEVPGLENPTAEAITKWIWDRLKPRLRGLIRIELYETSKCGCVYEGE, encoded by the coding sequence ATGGTGATATTCCGGGAGTTTCGGTTTGAGGCGGCGCACTGGCTGCCGCGGGTTGAGGCGGAGCACAAGTGTGCGCGGATGCACGGGCACTCGTACCGGTTTGTGCTGCACATTTCGGGGGCGATCGACCCGGAGCGCGGGTGGGTGATGGACTTTGCGGAGATGCGGAAGATCGTCGATCCGGTGGTGGAGGAGCTTGATCATCGCTGCCTGAACGAGGTGCCGGGGCTCGAGAATCCGACGGCGGAAGCGATCACGAAGTGGATCTGGGATCGGCTCAAGCCGCGGCTGCGCGGGCTGATTCGGATCGAGCTGTACGAGACGAGCAAGTGCGGGTGTGTGTATGAGGGGGAGTAG